Proteins encoded within one genomic window of Bradyrhizobium sp. 186:
- a CDS encoding 2Fe-2S iron-sulfur cluster-binding protein gives MNIIALNVNRRAVEVLAEPRTSLADFVRDKLDLTGTHLGCEHGVCGACTVLLDGVPARSCITYAVACQGADITTIEGLDEDEVTAELRAAFTREHALQCGYCTPGMLVSARDLVLRLPDGDERRIRVGLSGNLCRCTGYVGIVRAVQSVIEARRARNIAPQAGGGRSCLGPAGSGRAAPGRNEQPLRLARQEFAPALDGVAPGVIPDFTPATVLEQRFTLPHAPAKVFAMFDDIVGVAACLPGVSLTAPPSPERVVGAIRVRLGPIAAAFEGAARVERDPATLSGRIIGIGTDRRSHSATQGEIRYRLVPVDDGTATAVELSIGYTLTGMLAQVGRPDLVRDLARRLIADFAGNLDRHMSGAPLREVAPAELSGLSIIFDVLRARVARVFGRFFASRGGAG, from the coding sequence ATGAACATCATCGCCCTCAACGTCAACCGTCGTGCGGTGGAGGTGCTGGCGGAGCCGCGCACCAGTCTTGCCGATTTCGTCCGCGACAAGCTCGACCTGACCGGCACGCATCTGGGCTGCGAGCACGGCGTTTGCGGCGCTTGCACCGTGCTGCTCGACGGCGTGCCGGCGCGCTCCTGCATCACCTATGCCGTGGCCTGCCAGGGCGCCGACATCACCACGATCGAAGGCCTCGACGAGGACGAGGTCACGGCCGAGCTACGTGCCGCCTTCACCCGGGAGCATGCTTTGCAATGCGGCTATTGCACCCCGGGGATGCTGGTGTCGGCGCGCGACCTGGTGCTGCGTCTGCCGGATGGCGACGAGCGCCGAATCCGCGTCGGCCTGAGCGGTAATCTCTGCCGCTGCACCGGCTATGTCGGAATCGTGCGGGCGGTGCAGTCCGTGATCGAGGCCCGGCGCGCGCGCAATATCGCGCCGCAAGCCGGCGGTGGTCGGAGCTGCCTTGGCCCCGCGGGCTCGGGGCGAGCCGCACCCGGTCGAAACGAGCAGCCGCTTCGGCTCGCGCGGCAGGAGTTCGCGCCGGCATTGGACGGTGTCGCCCCGGGCGTCATTCCGGACTTCACCCCTGCAACTGTTCTGGAGCAGCGCTTCACGCTGCCGCATGCGCCGGCGAAGGTGTTTGCGATGTTCGATGATATCGTGGGCGTCGCAGCCTGCCTGCCCGGCGTGTCGCTGACGGCGCCACCGAGCCCGGAGCGCGTTGTAGGCGCGATCCGCGTCAGGCTCGGGCCGATCGCGGCGGCCTTCGAGGGGGCCGCGCGCGTCGAACGCGATCCTGCGACGCTCTCAGGCCGCATCATTGGCATCGGCACCGACCGGCGCAGCCACTCGGCGACGCAGGGAGAAATCCGCTATCGCCTCGTGCCGGTCGATGATGGCACGGCGACCGCGGTCGAACTGTCGATCGGCTACACGCTCACGGGAATGCTGGCCCAGGTCGGTCGTCCCGACCTGGTGCGCGATCTCGCCAGACGTCTGATTGCGGACTTCGCCGGCAATCTCGACCGCCACATGTCGGGTGCGCCGCTGCGCGAGGTGGCTCCGGCGGAGCTCAGCGGCTTGTCGATCATCTTCGATGTCTTGCGCGCCCGGGTCGCGCGCGTCTTTGGCCGCTTCTTCGCCAGCCGGGGCGGAGCGGGATGA
- a CDS encoding ABC transporter substrate-binding protein, whose translation MTRALGLVPAVALAAALFGSAAEAQTIKIGINEPLTGAFAASGTYVVNGAKIAADEINAKGGVLGKKIELVIEDNKSNPTEAAAVAEKLITSDKVPVLMGAWGSSLTLAVMPKLMEYETAMVVETSSSGKITTTGNPFIFRISPPSAVEAAAFKGIVDKLALKKVDFLVINNDWGRGTAEDFSKMMKDKGISIGLVETMDQGAQDMSAQLSKIKSSDSETVIVTTAVDQLTLIFKQAAALGLKKRIITTGGSQNPDQIIEQAGAAANGTMHLTTFLPWFPDKTPNPEATNYFISEWKKRGFEFAGCTESFRGYDGIRTAAAAIEKAGKAEPAAIKAAFWDIKVKGLNGDIVFRKSGPEGKESGQSQPNVYLIEINDGKVEMKTL comes from the coding sequence ATGACACGAGCACTCGGACTTGTTCCGGCAGTCGCGCTGGCGGCAGCCCTGTTCGGTAGCGCGGCGGAGGCGCAGACCATCAAGATCGGCATCAACGAACCGCTCACCGGCGCGTTCGCGGCGTCCGGCACCTACGTCGTCAATGGTGCCAAGATCGCGGCCGACGAGATCAACGCCAAGGGCGGTGTTCTCGGTAAGAAGATCGAGCTCGTGATCGAGGACAACAAGAGCAACCCGACCGAAGCGGCCGCCGTTGCGGAGAAGCTCATCACCAGCGACAAGGTGCCGGTCCTGATGGGCGCCTGGGGCTCGAGCCTGACGCTGGCCGTGATGCCGAAGCTGATGGAATATGAGACGGCGATGGTGGTGGAGACCTCGTCCTCGGGCAAGATCACGACGACCGGCAATCCCTTCATCTTCCGCATCTCGCCGCCCTCGGCGGTCGAGGCCGCCGCGTTCAAGGGGATCGTCGACAAGCTCGCTCTGAAGAAGGTCGACTTCCTCGTCATCAACAACGACTGGGGCCGTGGCACCGCCGAGGACTTCAGCAAGATGATGAAGGACAAGGGCATCAGCATCGGCCTTGTCGAAACCATGGACCAGGGCGCGCAGGACATGAGCGCCCAGCTTTCCAAGATCAAGAGCTCGGATTCCGAGACGGTCATCGTCACGACCGCGGTCGACCAACTGACGCTGATCTTCAAGCAGGCCGCGGCGCTGGGGCTGAAGAAGCGCATCATCACCACCGGTGGATCGCAGAATCCGGACCAGATCATCGAGCAGGCCGGAGCCGCCGCCAACGGCACCATGCACCTGACCACCTTCCTGCCGTGGTTCCCCGACAAGACGCCGAATCCGGAAGCGACCAACTATTTCATCTCCGAATGGAAGAAGCGCGGCTTCGAGTTCGCCGGCTGCACCGAGAGCTTCCGCGGCTATGACGGCATCCGCACTGCGGCGGCCGCGATCGAGAAGGCGGGCAAGGCCGAGCCCGCGGCGATCAAGGCGGCGTTCTGGGACATCAAGGTGAAGGGGCTCAACGGCGACATCGTATTCCGCAAGTCCGGTCCCGAAGGCAAGGAGAGCGGGCAGAGCCAGCCGAACGTCTATCTCATCGAGATCAACGACGGCAAGGTCGAGATGAAGACGCTCTGA
- a CDS encoding branched-chain amino acid ABC transporter permease, with amino-acid sequence MSEFLQHLVNMLVLGGTYALLGIGLTLIFGIMNVVNFTHGVLYTFGAYIMFIVVQQLGLNFFLALPVAVLAGWLLGAAIELTLLRPLRGSDIDTTMLVMIGAWIAMQSGTLWIWGGVAKSVATPFPEAPLVLGPVSVSWLRLFVLAAAAFLILVTYLLINRTRLGRAMRATFQDHDTASLMGVNVDLIYTSTFAIGSSLAAAAGALLGPVYVIFPQMGDLAAVKAFAIVILGGLGNITGAVIGGFILALAEELGAGYVSSGYRDAMGFVIIIAVLIFKPTGLFARAERVG; translated from the coding sequence TTGAGCGAATTTCTTCAGCATCTGGTCAACATGCTCGTGCTCGGCGGCACCTATGCGCTGCTCGGCATCGGGCTCACGCTGATCTTCGGCATCATGAACGTGGTCAACTTCACGCATGGCGTGCTGTACACGTTCGGCGCCTACATCATGTTCATCGTGGTGCAACAGCTCGGACTGAACTTCTTCCTCGCGCTGCCCGTCGCCGTGCTGGCCGGGTGGCTGCTAGGTGCGGCCATCGAGCTGACGTTGTTGCGGCCCCTGCGGGGCTCCGACATCGACACCACGATGCTGGTGATGATCGGGGCCTGGATCGCGATGCAGTCGGGCACGTTGTGGATCTGGGGCGGCGTCGCGAAATCGGTGGCAACGCCGTTTCCGGAGGCCCCCCTGGTGCTCGGACCGGTTTCGGTGTCCTGGCTGCGCCTGTTCGTGCTGGCGGCGGCGGCATTCTTGATCCTGGTCACGTATCTCCTGATCAACCGGACCCGACTTGGCCGTGCAATGAGGGCAACGTTTCAGGATCACGACACGGCATCGCTGATGGGGGTCAATGTCGACCTGATCTACACCTCGACCTTCGCGATCGGCTCCAGTCTTGCAGCTGCCGCAGGCGCGCTGCTCGGGCCGGTTTACGTGATCTTTCCGCAGATGGGCGATCTTGCCGCTGTCAAGGCCTTCGCCATCGTCATCCTCGGCGGCCTCGGCAACATCACTGGAGCGGTCATCGGCGGCTTCATCCTGGCTTTGGCCGAGGAGCTTGGCGCCGGCTATGTCTCCTCCGGTTATCGTGACGCCATGGGCTTTGTGATCATCATCGCGGTTCTGATCTTCAAGCCAACCGGCCTGTTCGCGCGCGCGGAGCGCGTCGGATGA
- a CDS encoding branched-chain amino acid ABC transporter permease yields MRAAVTIFAVAALASVPLWLRDPYLLNALITTGIFVIGAMSLNLLLGFTGQLSLGHIAFFGIGAYVSALTSLGFEIGLPGGFRLVHEPWPPILGFVLAILIAGSCGYFVGLLSFRVRGAYFVIVTISFAEVVRLVALNWVELTQGPLALTNIPSIALPLAGLGELTLRTKMQNYYLVLVVGLIAYLLIARLVHSHFGRAMRGLMENETLAVSVGIDVTRTLTLAAVISAAIAGAAGSLYAHYIRIIDPEVFAFINTVTMVIMVVSGGKGSLVGPVVGGLIFGLLPVALRPIMAPEAQWIAYGGALIAILFVLPRGIVPSLAQRFAGRRSGKTALAPIGLTDTGVKERV; encoded by the coding sequence ATGAGGGCAGCTGTAACGATCTTCGCGGTCGCAGCACTTGCCTCGGTGCCGCTCTGGCTGCGTGATCCCTATCTCCTGAACGCGCTGATCACGACCGGAATCTTCGTCATCGGCGCGATGAGTCTCAATCTGCTGCTCGGCTTCACCGGCCAACTGAGCCTCGGTCACATCGCCTTCTTCGGCATCGGCGCCTATGTCAGCGCGCTGACATCGCTCGGCTTCGAAATCGGACTGCCCGGGGGCTTCCGGCTGGTTCATGAGCCCTGGCCGCCGATCCTGGGATTCGTGCTCGCGATCCTGATCGCCGGATCGTGCGGCTATTTCGTCGGGCTGCTCTCATTCCGTGTCCGTGGTGCTTATTTCGTCATCGTGACGATCTCCTTTGCCGAGGTCGTCCGGCTGGTCGCGTTGAATTGGGTCGAGCTGACGCAAGGCCCGTTGGCACTGACCAACATTCCCTCGATTGCGCTCCCTTTGGCTGGCCTTGGCGAGCTGACACTGCGCACCAAGATGCAGAACTATTACCTCGTGCTGGTCGTGGGGCTGATCGCCTATCTCCTGATCGCGCGCCTCGTTCATTCGCATTTCGGCCGGGCGATGCGCGGGCTGATGGAGAACGAAACGCTGGCAGTCTCGGTCGGCATCGACGTGACCAGGACGCTGACGCTGGCAGCGGTGATATCGGCCGCGATCGCAGGCGCAGCCGGCAGCCTCTATGCCCACTATATCCGGATCATCGATCCCGAGGTGTTTGCCTTCATCAACACCGTCACCATGGTGATCATGGTCGTCAGTGGCGGCAAGGGCTCGCTGGTCGGCCCCGTCGTCGGCGGCCTGATCTTCGGGCTGCTGCCGGTCGCGCTGCGTCCGATCATGGCACCTGAAGCGCAGTGGATTGCCTATGGCGGCGCGCTGATCGCCATTCTGTTCGTGCTGCCGCGCGGCATCGTGCCGTCGCTCGCCCAGCGCTTTGCCGGGAGACGGAGCGGGAAGACGGCGCTGGCGCCGATCGGGCTCACCGACACCGGTGTCAAGGAGCGCGTGTGA
- a CDS encoding ABC transporter ATP-binding protein: MTVSAVAMTIEQVAVRFGGLVAISDMSFTVGEGEIVSLIGPNGAGKTTAFNVMTGFLEPSAGRVTYRDTTLNGLKPHQIADLGLIRTFQRTSVFPNDTLYDNLLIGLHRQGKVRLVDAILGLPRARAAERKLRRRAGELIEWVGLERRAHDPAGSLSYGEQRLVGVALALAAEPSMLLLDEPVSGMNASETHRFVELIRGIRDRGITILLVEHDMPMVMTVSDRIVVLNYGRIIAEGTPEVIRNDPAVIEAYLGHGAGRA; this comes from the coding sequence ATGACGGTGAGCGCCGTTGCCATGACGATCGAGCAGGTTGCGGTGCGCTTCGGCGGGTTGGTCGCGATCTCCGACATGAGCTTCACGGTGGGGGAGGGCGAGATCGTCAGTCTGATCGGGCCCAACGGCGCCGGCAAGACTACGGCATTCAACGTCATGACCGGTTTCCTGGAGCCCAGCGCAGGGCGCGTCACCTATCGCGACACCACGCTCAACGGATTGAAGCCGCATCAGATCGCGGATCTCGGCCTGATCCGGACGTTCCAACGCACCAGTGTTTTTCCCAATGACACGCTCTACGACAATCTCCTGATCGGGTTGCATCGTCAGGGCAAGGTCCGGCTGGTCGATGCGATTCTCGGACTGCCGCGTGCGCGCGCCGCGGAGCGCAAGCTGCGACGGCGCGCAGGCGAGCTGATTGAATGGGTTGGCCTCGAACGCCGCGCCCACGATCCGGCCGGGTCGCTTTCCTATGGCGAGCAGCGTCTGGTCGGCGTCGCGCTGGCGCTCGCTGCGGAACCCTCGATGCTCCTGCTGGACGAACCAGTCTCGGGCATGAATGCTTCGGAGACGCACCGGTTCGTCGAGCTCATCCGAGGCATCCGCGACCGCGGCATCACGATCCTGCTGGTCGAGCACGACATGCCGATGGTGATGACTGTCTCGGACCGCATCGTGGTGCTGAACTACGGCCGCATCATCGCCGAGGGGACGCCCGAAGTGATCCGCAACGATCCGGCCGTGATCGAGGCCTATCTCGGACATGGGGCGGGGCGTGCTTGA
- a CDS encoding ABC transporter ATP-binding protein — protein MLEIRDMVCGYGGVTALRGISLDVKAGQLVALIGANGAGKSTTLRAISGLVPPRSGQMRFEGLDITGAKPPRVLASGIAHCPEGRRVFPHMSVEENLDMGAYLRSGSGEIAADRDRIYAEFPRLAERRRQAAGTLSGGEQQMLAIGRALMSRPRLIMFDEPSLGLAPNIVERTFAIIRRIRDTGTTVLLVEQNAFAALEMCDHAYLLENGRIVLSGAGAELIENEHVRKAYLGG, from the coding sequence GTGCTTGAGATCCGCGACATGGTGTGCGGCTATGGCGGCGTCACCGCGCTGCGCGGCATTTCGCTCGACGTGAAGGCCGGCCAGTTGGTTGCGCTGATCGGCGCCAATGGCGCCGGCAAAAGCACGACGCTGCGCGCGATTTCCGGACTGGTGCCGCCGCGCTCTGGGCAGATGCGTTTCGAGGGCCTCGACATCACGGGAGCCAAGCCGCCACGCGTCCTGGCGAGCGGGATCGCGCATTGCCCGGAAGGGCGGCGGGTGTTTCCGCACATGAGTGTCGAGGAAAATCTCGACATGGGAGCTTACTTGCGGAGCGGTTCCGGCGAGATCGCGGCCGATCGCGATCGCATCTACGCGGAATTTCCGCGGCTTGCTGAGCGGCGCCGGCAGGCGGCCGGCACGCTGTCCGGCGGGGAGCAGCAGATGCTCGCGATCGGGCGTGCGCTGATGTCGCGGCCGCGGCTGATCATGTTCGATGAGCCATCGCTCGGGCTGGCCCCCAACATCGTCGAGCGGACCTTTGCGATTATCCGCCGCATTCGCGATACCGGCACCACGGTGCTCCTGGTCGAGCAGAACGCGTTCGCCGCGCTCGAGATGTGCGATCATGCCTACCTGCTCGAGAACGGCCGCATCGTGCTGTCCGGGGCCGGCGCTGAGCTGATCGAGAACGAACATGTGCGGAAGGCCTATCTTGGTGGATGA
- a CDS encoding Rieske 2Fe-2S domain-containing protein, whose product MDDATVRPDESGWIAVCELDRLKAETIVCVRVAGLDMLVIWNDGEVTACERACPHEQADLGLGQVAARRLSCPRHAASFDLRDGCISSGWSSPPLRLYPVRVTGEQVRIDAGAGQSG is encoded by the coding sequence GTGGATGATGCGACGGTCCGCCCAGACGAGTCGGGGTGGATTGCGGTCTGTGAGCTGGATCGGCTGAAGGCAGAGACGATCGTTTGCGTGCGCGTGGCCGGGCTCGACATGCTCGTGATCTGGAACGATGGCGAGGTCACAGCCTGCGAGCGCGCGTGTCCGCACGAACAGGCTGATCTCGGCCTTGGACAGGTGGCGGCGCGACGCCTGTCTTGTCCCCGTCACGCAGCATCGTTCGATTTGCGCGACGGCTGCATCTCTTCGGGCTGGTCAAGTCCGCCATTGCGGCTCTATCCGGTCCGGGTCACGGGAGAGCAGGTCCGGATTGATGCGGGGGCGGGACAGTCAGGGTGA
- a CDS encoding alpha/beta hydrolase, with product MVDDTRLTHPLLDPRPNWSELSQADRDAAYDNNAAVKNSAALIAERNETSGRLRDTLKSHLDLPYGERTKNKIDLYPAAKHDAPCLVFLHGGYWQRNSRELFAMLVEGVAAHGWSVAIPGYSLAPEVSLTDIVVEIPRALDWLAEHGASYGISGPIVLSGWSAGAHLVAMALDHPRVRAGLAISGVYDLAPIRDTGLNNALKLTDEEIAALSPLRLPVRQKRLDIAYGSAELPALVLDSINFHDKRAAAKAPGKLIPIAGADHFTILEALRRSDGILVDAARRLLD from the coding sequence ATGGTTGATGACACCCGTTTGACACATCCGCTGCTCGATCCGCGTCCGAACTGGTCGGAGCTTTCCCAAGCGGATCGCGACGCTGCCTATGACAATAACGCGGCCGTCAAGAACAGTGCAGCCCTGATCGCCGAGCGGAACGAAACTTCGGGGCGGCTGCGGGACACATTGAAATCCCACCTCGATCTGCCTTACGGCGAGCGGACGAAAAACAAGATCGACCTCTATCCTGCTGCGAAGCATGATGCTCCCTGCCTAGTCTTCCTGCATGGCGGCTATTGGCAGCGCAATTCCCGAGAGCTGTTCGCCATGCTCGTCGAAGGCGTTGCCGCGCATGGCTGGTCGGTCGCCATTCCCGGATATTCGCTGGCGCCCGAGGTTTCCCTGACCGACATCGTTGTCGAAATCCCCCGGGCGCTCGACTGGCTCGCCGAGCACGGCGCATCTTACGGAATCTCCGGACCGATAGTGCTCTCGGGCTGGTCCGCGGGCGCCCACCTCGTTGCGATGGCGCTGGACCATCCGCGCGTGCGTGCGGGACTGGCGATATCAGGCGTCTACGATCTCGCGCCGATCCGCGATACCGGGCTGAACAATGCGCTGAAGCTGACGGATGAAGAAATCGCCGCGCTGTCGCCGCTTCGTCTGCCCGTGAGGCAGAAACGGCTCGACATAGCCTACGGCAGCGCCGAGCTTCCGGCACTCGTGCTCGATTCAATCAATTTCCACGACAAGCGCGCGGCCGCAAAGGCGCCTGGCAAGCTGATCCCGATCGCAGGCGCCGACCATTTCACCATCCTCGAGGCGCTGCGACGCTCTGACGGCATTCTGGTGGACGCTGCCCGCCGGTTGCTGGATTAA
- a CDS encoding ABC transporter permease subunit, producing the protein MAEIASLGIADRPRRRKLKLDPLWLALPGLAFLAVFLIVPTAQMLSLSFVDKVTGAATLSAFTRIWNGGPYLAVLSTTFSVALWTTALCVGLGYPLAYWLARKPPRQQRIAALFVLLPFWTSALIKNFSWLVLLGRNGIMAKTMAAIGIKGGDQLLFSRTTVVFAMVHTLLPLAVVTMLPVMNQIDRRLMMAASTLGANSARAFWQVFFQLSMRGVAAAGLLVLVASLGFFITPALVGGPRDTMIGQLVILQINELQNWQLGSALAAILLISTIATCFVYDRIFGLSSATNDGDRPTRPDSLVRRVGLAVVNLVGLICGLVEETWKRNIRGLRGGTLLSVYAWTMIAILLVPIIAFIPMAFTGSTFLSFPPPSWSVRWFEQFAASPLWLGAMIRSFSIGFAAAAITLLIAATAALGVARTRSRLGSAVFLLCLSPMMVPSIVIAIALFYLFARISLVASDVGIIIGHTVIAMPVVFMVMLATFKGYDWKLDAAALTLGAGRLRAFWRITLPLVASGLAVGFVTGFLQSFEELTVALFIGGGIKTTLPKQMWDGILLQVSPIIAAASVVVLIVVIVMFAIIEFVQDRRLRSSS; encoded by the coding sequence ATGGCCGAGATCGCTTCTCTCGGAATCGCCGACCGGCCGAGGCGCCGGAAGCTAAAGCTCGATCCGTTGTGGCTCGCCTTGCCCGGCCTCGCGTTCCTGGCCGTGTTTCTGATCGTGCCGACGGCTCAGATGCTGTCGCTGAGCTTCGTCGACAAGGTCACGGGCGCGGCAACCCTCTCGGCCTTCACCAGGATCTGGAACGGAGGCCCCTACCTAGCCGTGCTATCGACGACTTTTTCGGTCGCGCTCTGGACGACCGCGTTGTGCGTCGGGCTCGGTTATCCCCTGGCCTATTGGCTCGCACGAAAACCACCGCGGCAGCAGCGAATAGCGGCGCTGTTCGTGCTGCTGCCGTTCTGGACCAGTGCGCTGATCAAGAACTTCTCCTGGCTCGTCCTGCTCGGACGCAACGGAATCATGGCAAAAACCATGGCCGCGATCGGCATCAAGGGCGGCGACCAGCTGCTCTTCAGCCGCACGACGGTCGTGTTTGCCATGGTGCACACCTTGCTGCCGCTCGCGGTCGTGACGATGCTACCCGTGATGAACCAGATCGATCGTCGCCTGATGATGGCTGCGTCGACCTTGGGCGCCAACAGCGCGCGGGCGTTCTGGCAGGTGTTCTTCCAGCTCTCGATGCGCGGTGTTGCCGCGGCCGGCCTTCTGGTCCTGGTCGCCTCGCTCGGCTTCTTCATCACGCCTGCGTTGGTGGGCGGCCCCAGGGATACGATGATCGGGCAGTTGGTCATCCTGCAGATCAACGAGTTGCAGAACTGGCAGCTCGGCAGCGCGTTGGCCGCGATCCTGTTGATCTCCACGATCGCCACCTGCTTCGTCTATGACAGGATCTTCGGCCTTTCTTCAGCGACGAATGATGGCGATCGACCCACGCGCCCGGATAGCCTCGTGCGGCGCGTGGGGCTTGCCGTCGTCAATCTCGTGGGACTGATTTGTGGACTCGTCGAAGAGACCTGGAAACGCAATATCCGCGGCCTTCGCGGCGGTACCCTTCTCTCGGTCTATGCCTGGACGATGATTGCGATCCTGCTGGTTCCGATTATTGCCTTCATTCCGATGGCATTCACGGGATCCACCTTTCTGTCTTTCCCGCCGCCAAGCTGGAGCGTTCGCTGGTTCGAGCAGTTTGCCGCTTCACCGCTTTGGCTCGGCGCAATGATCCGATCCTTCAGCATCGGGTTTGCGGCCGCCGCGATTACATTGCTGATCGCAGCGACGGCAGCCCTCGGCGTCGCACGGACGCGCAGCCGGCTCGGCAGCGCCGTGTTCCTGCTGTGCTTGTCTCCGATGATGGTTCCATCGATCGTGATCGCGATCGCCCTCTTCTACCTGTTCGCGCGGATATCACTGGTGGCGAGCGACGTTGGCATCATCATCGGCCACACCGTCATCGCCATGCCGGTCGTATTCATGGTGATGCTGGCGACCTTCAAGGGATATGATTGGAAGCTAGATGCGGCGGCCTTGACGCTCGGGGCGGGACGCCTGCGCGCTTTCTGGCGCATCACACTTCCGCTCGTCGCGAGCGGGCTGGCGGTCGGCTTCGTGACCGGATTCCTGCAATCCTTCGAAGAACTGACCGTCGCGCTCTTCATCGGCGGCGGAATCAAGACGACATTGCCCAAGCAGATGTGGGACGGGATCCTTCTTCAGGTCAGCCCGATCATCGCCGCGGCGTCAGTCGTCGTCCTCATCGTCGTGATCGTTATGTTTGCGATTATTGAATTCGTCCAGGACCGGCGTCTGCGTTCTTCCTCGTGA
- a CDS encoding LLM class flavin-dependent oxidoreductase — protein sequence MSKKKQMVVGALIHANGSHAASWLMDEARPHASTDIDYYREMAQLAERGKFDFFFIADTPAARTENLKVWSRSPLFMNVLEPITLLSAIAGATTHIGLGATASTSFFEPYNLARQFASLDHISYGRAAWNVVTSANDYAARNFGLDRLPPHADRYAKAKEFVDVVEALWDTWEDGAFVYDKTSCLSFLPEKQHLLDHKGKYFTVHGALNIERSPQGRPVIIQAGASDTGRDFAAEYAEVVFGSSGDLDGAKSFYSDLKERMGKFGRRPDDLKIASGISVVIGETEQEARDKLDSWQELIHPDVAVMRLGMDLETDLSDLPLDEPVPKHRVPTSSNHHQAYFNEIAGIIRQGLTLREIAKRYNRNKATFCGTVKQIADHMENWIEAGACDGFMISFVALPSTLSDFVEKVVPELQRRGVFRRDYEGRTLREHLGLSRPENRYVASELTSPAAKRA from the coding sequence ATGAGCAAGAAGAAGCAGATGGTGGTCGGCGCGTTGATTCATGCCAACGGATCGCACGCGGCATCCTGGCTGATGGACGAGGCACGGCCGCACGCCTCGACCGATATCGACTATTACCGCGAGATGGCGCAACTGGCCGAACGCGGCAAGTTCGACTTCTTCTTTATCGCCGACACCCCCGCGGCGCGGACCGAGAACCTCAAGGTCTGGAGCCGCTCTCCCCTGTTCATGAACGTGCTGGAGCCGATCACCCTGCTCTCGGCAATCGCTGGCGCCACCACGCATATCGGCCTCGGCGCGACGGCTTCCACGAGCTTCTTCGAGCCCTACAATCTGGCCCGGCAGTTCGCCTCGCTGGATCACATCTCGTACGGCCGGGCCGCCTGGAACGTCGTGACCTCTGCCAACGACTACGCGGCGCGCAATTTCGGCCTCGACCGTCTTCCCCCGCATGCCGACCGCTACGCCAAGGCAAAGGAATTCGTCGATGTCGTCGAAGCGCTGTGGGATACATGGGAAGACGGCGCTTTCGTCTACGATAAGACAAGCTGCCTGAGTTTCCTGCCCGAGAAGCAGCATCTGCTAGATCACAAGGGCAAATATTTCACCGTGCACGGCGCCCTCAACATCGAACGCTCACCGCAAGGCCGGCCGGTCATCATCCAGGCTGGCGCGTCCGATACCGGCAGGGATTTCGCAGCCGAATACGCCGAAGTGGTGTTCGGATCGAGCGGCGATCTCGATGGCGCCAAGTCGTTCTACAGCGACCTGAAGGAGCGGATGGGCAAGTTCGGCCGTCGGCCGGATGATCTGAAGATCGCATCGGGTATTTCGGTCGTGATCGGCGAGACCGAGCAGGAAGCCCGCGACAAGCTCGATAGCTGGCAGGAGCTCATTCATCCCGACGTCGCCGTGATGCGGCTTGGGATGGACCTCGAAACAGACCTCTCGGATCTGCCGCTGGATGAGCCGGTGCCGAAACATCGAGTTCCGACGTCATCCAATCACCACCAGGCCTATTTCAACGAGATCGCCGGCATAATCCGTCAGGGTCTGACCTTGCGCGAGATCGCGAAGCGCTACAATCGCAACAAGGCGACCTTCTGCGGTACCGTCAAGCAAATCGCCGATCACATGGAAAACTGGATCGAGGCCGGCGCCTGCGACGGTTTCATGATCTCATTCGTCGCCCTGCCGAGCACGCTCTCTGATTTCGTCGAGAAGGTGGTGCCAGAGCTGCAGCGCCGCGGTGTCTTCCGCCGGGACTATGAGGGACGCACGCTACGGGAACACCTGGGCTTGTCACGTCCGGAAAATCGCTACGTCGCGTCCGAGCTGACATCGCCGGCCGCAAAGCGCGCTTAG